In the Oncorhynchus clarkii lewisi isolate Uvic-CL-2024 unplaced genomic scaffold, UVic_Ocla_1.0 unplaced_contig_544_pilon_pilon, whole genome shotgun sequence genome, one interval contains:
- the LOC139401885 gene encoding mitochondrial import inner membrane translocase subunit tim16-like isoform X1, whose product MAKYLAQIIVMGAQVVGRAFARALRQEYAASQAAAEARGRAGQQSAAASSLTGMTLQEAQQILNIATLTPEELQKNYEHLFKVNDKEVGGSFYLQSKVVRAKERLDEELSIQTQDSQPKPPPEQKQQTPET is encoded by the exons ATG GCGAAATATCTTGCGCAGATCATTGTCATGGGGGCGCAGGTAGTAGGACGGGCGTTTGCGCGTGCATTGCGGCAAGAATATGCAG ccagTCAAGCTGCAGCGGAGGCCAGGGGGCGTGCCGGACAGCAGTCAGCAGCAGCCTCTAGTCTCACTGGGATGACCTTACAGGAGGCCCAGCAGATCCTCAATATCGCCACACTCACCCCTGAGGAGCTCCAGAAG AACTATGAACACCTTTTTAAAGTCAACGACAAGGAGGTGGGCGGATCTTTCTATCTACAGTCCAAG GTGGTGAGAGCGAAGGAGCGTCTAGATGAGGAGCTCTCTATTCAGACACAGGACAGTCAACCCAAACCCCCACCAGAGCAGAAGCAACAGACTCCAGAAACATGA